Proteins co-encoded in one Chroicocephalus ridibundus chromosome 6, bChrRid1.1, whole genome shotgun sequence genomic window:
- the ARHGAP19 gene encoding rho GTPase-activating protein 19 isoform X1 has product MGRRSGRYEMAAGASAPGGRDAICNFVICNDSSLRSQPIIFNPDFFVEKLRHEKPEVFTELVVSNITRLIDLPGAELAQLMGEEDPKLPGANSSASGFFRSLMSLKRKEKGVVFGSPLTEEGIAQVSQLIEYLHKNLRAEGLFRVPGNSIRQQILKDALNSGTDIDLDSGEFHSNDVATLLKMFLGELPEPLLTHKHFHAHLKIADLMLFDEKGNKTSTPDKERQIEALQLLFLILPAPNRSLLKLLLDLLYQTAKKQDKNKMSAHNLALMFAPHILWPRNVTANDLQENITKLNNGVTFMIKHSQKLFKAPAYIRECARLHYLGSRAHTSKDDLDLLTSPSSKELQPLKSQKRSRLDTCHQEETQQRTEEALKELFRHVHNMPDSAKKKKLIRQFNKHPTALTPGSDVPTSPAPRRTRSRSFSGLIKHSTAYQQCILLLPFLFLFALYALANSPLFLRQRKVLGTPVILERKSRDATPEPERVSKENVHLLQKCGSPAHMSQAKLKSLEGRKEESCRRMRAHLLSKDSSSL; this is encoded by the exons ATGGGGAGGCGGAGCGGCAGGTATGAGATGGCGGCGGGAGCATCGGCGCCCGGCGGCAG AGATGCCATCTGCAATTTTGTCATTTGCAATGACTCCTCCCTCCGCAGCCAGCCGATCATCTTCAATCCTGACTTCTTTGTGGAAAAGCTGCGCCATGAAAAACCAGAGGTGTTCACAGAGCTGGTAGTCAGCAACATTACCAGGCTCATTGACTtgcctggggcagagctggcccaGCTAATGGGAGAGGAGGACCCAAAGCTGCCTGGGGCAAACAGCTCAGCCTCTGGATTTTTTCGTTCTCTGATGTCTCTGAAGCGCAAGG AGAAAGGGGTGGTGTTTGGCTCACCGCTGACAGAAGAAGGCATTGCACAGGTCTCCCAGCTAATCGAGTATCTGCACAAAA ATCTAAGAGCAGAAGGCTTGTTTCGGGTGCCAGGCAACAGCATCAGGCAACAGATCCTAAAGGATGCTCTAAACAGTGGTACAGATATTGACCTGGACTCTGGGGAATTTCATTCCAATGATGTGGCCACCCTGCTTAAGATGTTCCTGGGTGAATTACCAGAGCCCCTGCTGACACACAAGCACTTCCATGCCCACCTCAAAATTGCAG ACTTGATGCTGTTTGATGAGAAGGGGAATAAGACCAGCACTCCAGACAAAGAGCGCCAAATTGAAGCCCTCCAGCTGCTGTTTTTGATCCTTCCTGCGCCCAACCGCAGTCTGCTCAAACTGCTGCTGGACTTGCTCTACCAGACCGCCAAGAAGCAGGACAAGAACAAGATGTCTGCCCACAATCTTGCCCTCATGTTTGCACCCCACATCCTATGGCCCAGAAAT GTGACAGCAAATGACCTTCAGGAGAATATCACAAAGCTAAACAATGGAGTGACCTTCATGATCAAACACTCTCAGAAACTCTTCAAG GCTCCAGCATACATACGGGAATGTGCCAGGCTGCACTATCTGGGATCCAGAGCACATACATCAAAG GACGACCTGGATTTGCTGACGTCTCCTAGCTCCAAGGAGCTGCAGCCCCTCAAGTCTCAGAAGCGAAGCCGGCTGGACACTTGCCATCAGGAGGAGACCCAGCAGCGCACGGAGGAGGCACTGAAGGAGCTCTTCCGCCATGTCCACAATATGCCTGACTCTGCAAAGAAGAAGAAGCTTATCCGGCAG TTTAATAAGCATCCTACAGCTCTCACTCCTGGCTCTGATGTACCTACATCCCCAGCACCGCGACGCACTCGCTCACGCTCTTTCAGCGGCCTCATTAAG cattCAACTGCTTACCAGCAATGCATCctgctccttccctttcttttcctctttgcgctCTACGCACTAGCCAACAGCCCTCTCTTCTTACGGCAGCGGAAGGTCTTGGGAACCCCAGTTATCCtggagaggaagagcagggaTGCCACACCGGAGCCTGAGCGAGTCAGCAAAGAGAATGTCCACCTG TTACAGAAATGTGGATCTCCAGCTCACATGTCCCAGGCGAAGCTGAAATCTTTGGAGGGCCGTAAAGAG GAATCCTGTAGACGCATGCGAGCCCACCTGCTTTCCAAGGATTCGTCATCCCTCTGA
- the ARHGAP19 gene encoding rho GTPase-activating protein 19 isoform X2: MGRRSGRYEMAAGASAPGGRDAICNFVICNDSSLRSQPIIFNPDFFVEKLRHEKPEVFTELVVSNITRLIDLPGAELAQLMGEEDPKLPGANSSASGFFRSLMSLKRKEKGVVFGSPLTEEGIAQVSQLIEYLHKNLRAEGLFRVPGNSIRQQILKDALNSGTDIDLDSGEFHSNDVATLLKMFLGELPEPLLTHKHFHAHLKIADLMLFDEKGNKTSTPDKERQIEALQLLFLILPAPNRSLLKLLLDLLYQTAKKQDKNKMSAHNLALMFAPHILWPRNVTANDLQENITKLNNGVTFMIKHSQKLFKAPAYIRECARLHYLGSRAHTSKDDLDLLTSPSSKELQPLKSQKRSRLDTCHQEETQQRTEEALKELFRHVHNMPDSAKKKKLIRQFNKHPTALTPGSDVPTSPAPRRTRSRSFSGLIKRKVLGTPVILERKSRDATPEPERVSKENVHLLQKCGSPAHMSQAKLKSLEGRKEESCRRMRAHLLSKDSSSL; this comes from the exons ATGGGGAGGCGGAGCGGCAGGTATGAGATGGCGGCGGGAGCATCGGCGCCCGGCGGCAG AGATGCCATCTGCAATTTTGTCATTTGCAATGACTCCTCCCTCCGCAGCCAGCCGATCATCTTCAATCCTGACTTCTTTGTGGAAAAGCTGCGCCATGAAAAACCAGAGGTGTTCACAGAGCTGGTAGTCAGCAACATTACCAGGCTCATTGACTtgcctggggcagagctggcccaGCTAATGGGAGAGGAGGACCCAAAGCTGCCTGGGGCAAACAGCTCAGCCTCTGGATTTTTTCGTTCTCTGATGTCTCTGAAGCGCAAGG AGAAAGGGGTGGTGTTTGGCTCACCGCTGACAGAAGAAGGCATTGCACAGGTCTCCCAGCTAATCGAGTATCTGCACAAAA ATCTAAGAGCAGAAGGCTTGTTTCGGGTGCCAGGCAACAGCATCAGGCAACAGATCCTAAAGGATGCTCTAAACAGTGGTACAGATATTGACCTGGACTCTGGGGAATTTCATTCCAATGATGTGGCCACCCTGCTTAAGATGTTCCTGGGTGAATTACCAGAGCCCCTGCTGACACACAAGCACTTCCATGCCCACCTCAAAATTGCAG ACTTGATGCTGTTTGATGAGAAGGGGAATAAGACCAGCACTCCAGACAAAGAGCGCCAAATTGAAGCCCTCCAGCTGCTGTTTTTGATCCTTCCTGCGCCCAACCGCAGTCTGCTCAAACTGCTGCTGGACTTGCTCTACCAGACCGCCAAGAAGCAGGACAAGAACAAGATGTCTGCCCACAATCTTGCCCTCATGTTTGCACCCCACATCCTATGGCCCAGAAAT GTGACAGCAAATGACCTTCAGGAGAATATCACAAAGCTAAACAATGGAGTGACCTTCATGATCAAACACTCTCAGAAACTCTTCAAG GCTCCAGCATACATACGGGAATGTGCCAGGCTGCACTATCTGGGATCCAGAGCACATACATCAAAG GACGACCTGGATTTGCTGACGTCTCCTAGCTCCAAGGAGCTGCAGCCCCTCAAGTCTCAGAAGCGAAGCCGGCTGGACACTTGCCATCAGGAGGAGACCCAGCAGCGCACGGAGGAGGCACTGAAGGAGCTCTTCCGCCATGTCCACAATATGCCTGACTCTGCAAAGAAGAAGAAGCTTATCCGGCAG TTTAATAAGCATCCTACAGCTCTCACTCCTGGCTCTGATGTACCTACATCCCCAGCACCGCGACGCACTCGCTCACGCTCTTTCAGCGGCCTCATTAAG CGGAAGGTCTTGGGAACCCCAGTTATCCtggagaggaagagcagggaTGCCACACCGGAGCCTGAGCGAGTCAGCAAAGAGAATGTCCACCTG TTACAGAAATGTGGATCTCCAGCTCACATGTCCCAGGCGAAGCTGAAATCTTTGGAGGGCCGTAAAGAG GAATCCTGTAGACGCATGCGAGCCCACCTGCTTTCCAAGGATTCGTCATCCCTCTGA